In Chloroflexota bacterium, the following proteins share a genomic window:
- a CDS encoding NAD(P)-dependent oxidoreductase, giving the protein MGKRKVVVTGAAGLMAGLLLPAFRERYDLTLLDIRTTDRDGNEVEGIQIADLLNRDRDTYRHYFRGADAVVHCGFVHAEDPNDPDQRFWAEMANVEMAYNVYQTAWEENVRRVVVASSNHAADYYEPLILDGKWDFVSPDMRALSDNYYGWAKEVYEHLGFVFAVGKVNGRPLENVQIRIGGPRETDVANCPKGDLRCMRRALAVYISQRDMQQLFIKSIEAEDIRDEHGVPFQIFYGISDNPHAFWSIVNARKVIGYEPQDNSEIRFADLIAEHIRAAQSG; this is encoded by the coding sequence ATGGGAAAGCGCAAGGTGGTGGTGACCGGGGCGGCTGGGTTGATGGCCGGGTTGTTGCTGCCCGCCTTTCGAGAGCGATATGATCTGACCTTGCTGGACATTCGGACCACGGACCGGGACGGTAACGAGGTCGAGGGGATCCAGATCGCCGATCTGCTCAACCGGGATCGGGATACGTATCGGCATTACTTCCGGGGAGCCGACGCCGTCGTTCATTGCGGGTTCGTGCACGCGGAGGATCCAAACGATCCCGACCAGCGCTTTTGGGCGGAGATGGCCAATGTGGAGATGGCCTATAACGTGTATCAGACGGCGTGGGAGGAGAACGTACGCCGGGTGGTGGTGGCCAGCTCCAACCACGCCGCCGACTACTACGAACCCCTTATCCTGGACGGCAAGTGGGACTTCGTGTCGCCGGATATGCGTGCCCTGTCTGATAACTACTACGGTTGGGCCAAGGAGGTGTACGAGCATTTGGGGTTCGTGTTCGCCGTGGGGAAGGTGAACGGCCGGCCTCTGGAGAACGTGCAGATCCGCATCGGCGGACCCCGGGAGACCGATGTGGCCAACTGCCCCAAGGGCGATCTCCGGTGCATGCGCCGTGCCCTGGCCGTGTATATCAGCCAGCGGGACATGCAGCAGCTCTTCATCAAGAGTATTGAGGCTGAGGACATTCGGGATGAGCATGGCGTGCCGTTCCAGATCTTCTACGGCATCAGCGACAATCCTCATGCCTTCTGGAGCATCGTGAACGCCCGCAAGGTGATCGGCTACGAGCCGCAGGACAACAGCGAGATCCGCTTCGCCGACTTGATCGCCGAGCACATTCGCGCCGCGCAGTCGGGATAG
- a CDS encoding TetR/AcrR family transcriptional regulator codes for MKGSGPGDLRAAIIEEAARLFVSHGYRGISMREIAEAVGVSKASLYYHFKDKEALFLAILITNLERIERMIQAAWKAEMTTRGRIQRIVRDIFAQAPSQRAIIRLASQEMAQLSPRARATFDRLYQEKFIGQIEAILRDGVERGELRDMDVRLATWMLLGMLYPFLYPAHASELGPPERAIDLMLTIFFDGAQDPAKARHRGNG; via the coding sequence ATGAAAGGATCAGGTCCCGGCGATCTGCGCGCCGCCATCATCGAGGAGGCCGCCCGGCTGTTCGTGTCCCACGGGTACCGCGGCATCTCCATGCGAGAGATCGCCGAAGCCGTGGGCGTGTCCAAAGCCAGCCTCTACTACCATTTCAAGGACAAAGAGGCGCTGTTCTTGGCCATCCTCATCACCAACCTGGAGCGCATCGAGCGAATGATCCAGGCGGCCTGGAAGGCGGAAATGACGACCCGCGGGCGGATCCAGCGGATCGTGCGCGATATCTTCGCCCAGGCACCATCGCAACGGGCGATCATCCGGCTGGCCAGCCAGGAGATGGCCCAGCTCAGCCCCCGGGCGCGCGCCACGTTCGATCGCCTGTACCAGGAGAAGTTCATCGGGCAGATTGAGGCCATCCTGAGGGACGGCGTGGAGCGAGGGGAATTGCGGGACATGGATGTGCGCCTGGCGACATGGATGCTCCTGGGAATGCTGTACCCGTTCCTCTACCCGGCCCACGCCTCCGAGCTGGGGCCGCCGGAGCGGGCCATCGACCTGATGCTGACGATCTTCTTCGACGGCGCTCAGGATCCCGCAAAAGCGCGTCACAGGGGTAACGGCTAG
- a CDS encoding TIGR01777 family protein — protein MRVIITGGSGLIGRALAAQLAHDGHEVIVLSRAPERITPLPLAVRATQWDARTANGWEDLADGADAIVNLAGENLAAGRWTAERKRRIRESRINAGHAVVQAVEAARQKPRVVVQASAVGYYGPRGDEEVTEEASAGDDFLAQVCMAWEESTRPVEAMGVRRVIIRTGVVLSAAGGALPRMVLPFKLFVGGPLGNGRQWFPWIHITDQVSAIRFLIEQEGARGPFNLTAPHPLTNGEFCRILGRVLRRPAIMPTPAFALRLLFGEMATVLLDGQRAVPKRLLDMGFSFRFPEAEAALRDLL, from the coding sequence GTGCGCGTGATCATCACCGGCGGAAGCGGATTGATCGGACGGGCTCTGGCAGCCCAATTGGCCCACGACGGCCACGAGGTGATCGTGCTCAGCCGCGCCCCCGAGCGAATCACGCCCCTTCCCCTCGCCGTCCGGGCAACACAATGGGACGCCCGCACCGCCAACGGATGGGAGGACCTGGCCGATGGGGCGGATGCCATCGTGAACCTGGCCGGGGAGAACCTGGCGGCGGGGCGCTGGACGGCTGAGCGCAAACGGCGCATCCGGGAGAGCCGCATCAACGCCGGGCACGCGGTGGTGCAGGCAGTAGAGGCAGCCAGGCAGAAGCCCCGGGTCGTCGTGCAGGCCTCGGCGGTCGGGTACTACGGCCCGCGAGGGGACGAGGAGGTCACAGAGGAGGCGTCCGCCGGGGATGATTTCCTGGCCCAGGTCTGCATGGCCTGGGAGGAATCCACCCGGCCCGTCGAAGCTATGGGCGTCCGGCGGGTCATCATCCGGACCGGAGTCGTGCTCAGCGCGGCGGGCGGGGCGCTGCCGCGCATGGTTCTGCCGTTCAAACTGTTCGTGGGAGGCCCCCTGGGCAACGGTCGGCAGTGGTTCCCCTGGATTCACATCACCGACCAGGTATCCGCCATCCGCTTCCTCATAGAACAGGAGGGGGCGAGAGGCCCCTTTAACCTCACGGCTCCTCACCCGTTGACCAACGGCGAGTTCTGTCGGATCCTGGGGCGCGTTCTGAGGCGCCCGGCGATCATGCCCACCCCGGCATTCGCCCTGCGCCTGCTCTTTGGGGAGATGGCCACCGTGCTGTTAGACGGACAGCGAGCCGTCCCCAAGCGGCTGTTGGACATGGGCTTCTCCTTCCGCTTCCCGGAGGCGGAAGCCGCCCTCCGGGATCTGCTGTGA
- a CDS encoding PAS domain S-box protein, whose translation MDEPLRELMDLIHFTESVSTKIHGVLDEAEIFRIVREEFARSERYIATIALLTDDGSKLEIVETSLTSQAQRAGEGIAGFPMRGFEIDLEKSTLCHQVVREGKTLQVAGGDVIRELFPPPLATRISKALGYEEKPGILTPLRCQDEIIGLFAVSATELAEYFVPSVRNLAQHISSALEMADEYAERRRVEETLRRSQQRYEALIHSVDGIVWEADTSPLRFTFVSQQAERLLGYPVERWLAEPTFWQDHIHPEDRGWVVEFYAIVIREKRGHEIEYRMIAADGRTVWLRDLVTVALEGDRLVGLRGVMVDITERKRAEEALRESEEKLRSLFESAREGILIVAPDGKILSVNPAAAAMLGYDSPEELTGRFMSDLYADPGLRAKLIEELTEKGYLENYELVLVRKDGTQIHTLHNVTVHRDEQGRIVQVAGFFTDITELKRAEEELAKLASVVQQTADIVFITDRNGVIEYVNPAFERITGYSKEEAIGRTPRLLRSGDTAPEYYEKLWSTILAGKVFRAVVKDRRKNGEFFYYDQTVTPLKDSQGNITHFISTGNDVTQRVQAEEMLRRQRDELAARARIIAAILRTFDLDKRLNRILEEIMTLLDVELGGIYLVEGDRILLRAWRGLSEEFRSRVMSFPRDDPPDWMRVSHVIHSRLDEANPPSDFVEREGIRAWACVPLVLTGQGESQWLGTLVLASRRRDALTQDDARSLEALSEQLALAIDHAWRYRTAEERLTRLRALHEIDRAIIRQRSIHDILQIVLEHVPRELDADAVAVSLLDKGRLRSRVFIMRLPNGTLIEEEAFTLAESLLDWLVDRKEPVAIYDLAQDQRVQMHHHRIRNDNLASYLGVPMVIQDQTIGILHLLTTRPRRFADEDVAFFRTLAGQAAIAIENARLLEETQQRAAYMEALNEIIATATTTSDLRDLLERVLDRTLQTLGLEKGGIWIREKPGTPADLAVERGLPPELGLETARVARSIGLDLFQPQAVADWETVDDQRLPLVPIMSRYGIRSSLSVPLLAENQLVGGLHLASSEPRAWTDKEIALVEAVGRQIGSAAERLRLLSKLQASNQQLQEAVRAKDEMIQNVSHELRTPLTMIRGYTELMREKRLGPLTPQQEEAVEALFRNAERLHFMVHRLLTLQTLDPNAFEQIDISPTEWLERTAKSWQPRAREAGIQIVLDIPPDLPTIRGAPDLLNQVMDNLLDNAIKFSPSGGEVRVSAWREGSELIVAVSDQGIGIPSDKLEKIFERFYQVDGSSTRRFGGMGIGLTLCREIIEGQGGRIWAESAGEGMGSTIYFTLPIPS comes from the coding sequence ATGGACGAACCATTGCGTGAGTTGATGGACCTCATCCATTTCACTGAGAGCGTGTCGACCAAAATACATGGTGTATTGGATGAGGCGGAGATCTTCCGGATCGTGCGGGAGGAGTTCGCCCGTTCGGAACGATACATCGCGACCATCGCGTTGTTGACGGACGACGGATCGAAGCTCGAGATCGTGGAGACGTCGCTGACATCACAGGCGCAGAGGGCAGGTGAGGGGATCGCCGGTTTCCCCATGCGTGGTTTTGAGATCGACCTGGAGAAGTCCACGCTCTGTCACCAGGTGGTCCGGGAGGGGAAGACCCTCCAGGTCGCCGGCGGTGACGTCATCAGGGAGCTGTTCCCGCCTCCGCTGGCCACCCGGATATCGAAGGCCCTGGGCTATGAGGAAAAGCCCGGTATCCTGACGCCGTTGAGGTGCCAGGACGAGATCATCGGTCTCTTCGCCGTCTCGGCCACCGAGTTGGCCGAGTATTTCGTTCCTTCGGTGAGGAATCTGGCTCAGCACATCTCGTCGGCCCTGGAGATGGCCGACGAGTACGCCGAGCGTCGGCGGGTTGAGGAGACGCTGAGGCGATCGCAGCAGAGATACGAGGCGTTGATCCATTCCGTGGACGGCATCGTGTGGGAGGCCGACACGTCGCCCCTCCGGTTCACCTTCGTCAGCCAGCAGGCAGAACGCCTGTTGGGCTATCCCGTGGAGCGCTGGCTTGCGGAGCCGACCTTCTGGCAGGACCATATCCATCCGGAGGATCGGGGTTGGGTCGTCGAGTTCTACGCGATCGTCATCCGGGAGAAGCGGGGGCATGAGATTGAGTACCGGATGATCGCCGCCGATGGGCGCACGGTATGGCTGCGGGATCTTGTCACCGTCGCCCTGGAGGGGGATCGGCTTGTCGGACTGCGCGGCGTGATGGTGGATATCACCGAGCGCAAGCGGGCGGAAGAGGCGCTGCGGGAGAGTGAGGAGAAGCTCAGAAGCCTGTTCGAGTCCGCACGAGAGGGGATCCTGATCGTGGCCCCCGATGGCAAGATCCTCTCGGTAAACCCGGCGGCGGCGGCCATGCTGGGATATGATAGCCCGGAGGAGCTGACCGGGAGGTTTATGAGCGACCTGTATGCAGATCCGGGGCTGCGAGCCAAGTTGATCGAGGAGCTGACGGAGAAGGGCTACCTGGAGAACTATGAGCTGGTGTTGGTGAGGAAAGACGGGACGCAGATTCATACTTTGCACAATGTCACGGTTCATAGGGATGAGCAGGGCCGTATCGTGCAAGTGGCGGGCTTCTTCACTGACATCACCGAGCTGAAGCGGGCGGAGGAGGAGCTTGCCAAGCTCGCAAGTGTGGTCCAGCAGACGGCGGACATCGTCTTCATCACGGATCGCAACGGGGTGATCGAGTATGTGAACCCCGCCTTTGAGCGGATCACCGGGTACAGCAAAGAGGAAGCGATTGGCCGGACGCCGCGGCTCCTTCGGTCAGGGGATACCGCGCCCGAGTATTATGAGAAGCTCTGGAGCACCATCCTGGCGGGAAAGGTCTTTCGCGCCGTGGTGAAGGACCGGAGGAAGAACGGCGAGTTCTTCTACTATGATCAGACCGTCACACCGTTGAAGGATTCTCAGGGGAACATCACGCACTTTATCTCGACCGGGAATGATGTCACGCAACGTGTGCAGGCGGAGGAGATGTTACGCAGGCAGCGAGACGAGCTGGCCGCTCGCGCTCGCATCATCGCTGCCATCCTGCGCACCTTCGATCTGGATAAGCGCCTCAACCGCATCCTCGAGGAGATCATGACGTTGCTGGATGTGGAGTTGGGCGGGATCTACCTGGTGGAGGGGGATCGCATTCTGCTGCGTGCCTGGCGTGGCCTCTCTGAGGAGTTTCGCTCTCGGGTGATGAGCTTCCCGCGAGACGATCCGCCGGATTGGATGCGCGTCTCTCATGTAATTCATAGCCGATTGGACGAGGCAAACCCACCCTCCGATTTCGTCGAGCGCGAGGGGATTCGGGCCTGGGCGTGCGTGCCGCTGGTCCTCACCGGACAGGGGGAGAGCCAATGGCTGGGCACGCTGGTGTTGGCCAGCCGTCGCCGTGATGCGCTGACCCAGGATGATGCTCGCTCTCTGGAGGCGTTGAGCGAACAACTGGCGCTGGCCATCGATCACGCCTGGCGTTATCGCACGGCCGAGGAGCGCCTGACGCGACTCAGGGCGTTGCACGAGATCGATCGTGCCATCATCCGGCAGCGCTCTATCCACGATATTCTCCAGATCGTCCTGGAGCATGTTCCCAGGGAGCTGGACGCTGACGCCGTGGCCGTCAGCCTTCTCGATAAGGGGCGGCTTCGTTCCCGTGTGTTCATCATGCGCCTGCCCAATGGCACGCTGATTGAAGAGGAGGCCTTCACGCTGGCCGAGAGCCTGCTTGACTGGCTGGTGGATCGCAAGGAGCCCGTTGCCATCTATGATCTGGCGCAGGATCAGCGGGTGCAGATGCATCACCACCGCATCCGCAATGATAACCTGGCATCGTATCTGGGCGTGCCCATGGTGATCCAGGATCAGACCATCGGCATCCTGCATCTGTTGACCACCCGGCCCAGGCGCTTCGCCGATGAGGACGTGGCCTTCTTCCGCACGCTGGCCGGCCAGGCGGCGATCGCTATCGAGAACGCCCGCCTGTTGGAGGAGACCCAACAGCGGGCCGCTTATATGGAGGCGCTGAACGAGATCATCGCAACCGCCACCACGACATCTGATTTGCGGGACTTATTGGAGCGTGTCCTGGACCGCACGCTGCAAACTTTGGGGCTGGAGAAGGGAGGGATCTGGATCCGTGAGAAGCCCGGCACTCCTGCGGATCTGGCCGTTGAACGGGGTCTGCCTCCGGAACTTGGCTTGGAGACCGCCAGGGTGGCTCGTTCTATCGGATTGGATCTCTTCCAGCCCCAGGCTGTGGCCGATTGGGAGACCGTAGATGATCAACGGTTGCCCTTGGTGCCGATCATGTCTCGGTATGGGATTCGTTCTTCCCTTAGCGTTCCCCTCCTGGCCGAGAATCAGCTTGTCGGCGGGCTGCACCTTGCTTCATCAGAACCACGTGCCTGGACGGATAAGGAGATCGCCTTGGTGGAGGCGGTGGGACGGCAGATTGGCTCGGCGGCGGAGAGGTTACGTCTGCTCTCTAAGTTGCAGGCCTCCAATCAACAGTTGCAGGAGGCGGTTCGGGCCAAGGATGAGATGATCCAGAACGTCTCCCATGAGTTGCGCACCCCGCTTACCATGATCCGGGGGTACACCGAGCTGATGCGGGAGAAGCGTTTGGGGCCGTTGACCCCTCAACAGGAGGAGGCGGTCGAAGCGCTCTTTCGGAACGCTGAGCGGCTGCATTTCATGGTCCATCGGCTGCTCACGCTCCAGACGCTGGACCCGAATGCCTTTGAACAGATCGATATATCGCCGACCGAATGGTTGGAGCGGACGGCGAAGAGCTGGCAGCCGCGGGCGAGGGAGGCGGGAATTCAGATCGTTCTGGATATCCCCCCGGATCTGCCCACCATTCGGGGGGCTCCGGATCTGTTGAATCAGGTGATGGATAATCTGCTGGACAATGCCATCAAGTTCAGCCCCTCGGGGGGCGAGGTGCGGGTGAGCGCCTGGCGGGAGGGGTCGGAGCTCATCGTGGCCGTGTCCGATCAGGGGATAGGGATCCCGTCGGATAAGCTGGAGAAGATATTTGAACGATTCTATCAGGTGGACGGCAGCTCAACGCGCCGATTTGGGGGGATGGGGATCGGCCTGACGCTGTGCCGGGAGATCATAGAGGGACAGGGCGGCCGGATCTGGGCGGAAAGCGCAGGCGAGGGGATGGGGAGCACCATCTACTTCACTCTGCCCATCCCCTCGTGA
- a CDS encoding MFS transporter — MHHAASDMRQALRRGREFLALERNIVVLLAALLVLGMGEELWARFVPRYLEVLGASAWIIGAYGSLQRIVDAFYQYPGGAVSDWLGRKRALVLFNIIAATGYLIYLLSPSWPVFLAGTLLVMVWSSMSQPAIFALIGDTLKRSQRAMGFSVQSIWKRVPIVLAPPIGGWLMTRMGIVSGMKIGFACSLVLALAAIYLQEHFYIAKPPAEKRMSWNLISLWREMVPGLKRLLLADCLARIGSNIAAVYVVLYVLNILGGTPLQFGLLTSIQMTISILGYIPAARLADRFGRRPFIIATFAFFALFPLTLALVPSASWLPLAFAINGLREIGEPARKALIVDLAADAHRGRAVGLYYLIRGLVTIPAPLVGSWLWQQTPRLVFLTAFAVGVLGLIAFIWANPSEEPMPAS; from the coding sequence ATGCATCATGCAGCGTCGGACATGCGGCAGGCGCTCAGGCGTGGACGCGAATTCCTGGCCCTGGAGCGCAACATCGTCGTCCTGTTGGCGGCCCTGCTGGTCCTGGGCATGGGGGAGGAGCTCTGGGCACGCTTCGTCCCCCGATACCTGGAGGTGCTCGGGGCCAGCGCGTGGATCATCGGGGCCTACGGGTCACTCCAGCGCATCGTGGACGCCTTCTACCAATACCCGGGCGGCGCCGTATCGGATTGGTTAGGCCGTAAGCGAGCGCTGGTGCTCTTCAACATCATCGCGGCGACAGGCTACCTGATCTATCTGCTCAGCCCGAGCTGGCCGGTCTTCCTGGCAGGCACCCTGCTGGTCATGGTCTGGTCCAGCATGTCGCAGCCGGCCATCTTCGCCCTGATCGGCGACACGCTGAAGCGCTCCCAACGTGCGATGGGCTTCAGCGTGCAGTCGATCTGGAAGCGAGTTCCCATCGTCCTCGCCCCGCCCATCGGCGGGTGGTTGATGACCCGCATGGGGATCGTCTCGGGCATGAAGATCGGCTTCGCCTGCTCGCTGGTCCTGGCCCTGGCGGCCATCTACCTCCAGGAGCACTTCTACATCGCGAAGCCCCCGGCCGAGAAGCGGATGTCATGGAACCTGATCTCGCTGTGGCGGGAGATGGTGCCGGGGCTCAAGCGGCTCCTCCTGGCCGATTGCCTGGCGCGCATCGGCAGCAACATCGCCGCCGTGTATGTGGTGCTCTACGTCCTGAACATCCTGGGCGGAACGCCGCTTCAGTTCGGGCTGTTGACCTCCATCCAGATGACCATCTCGATCCTGGGGTATATTCCGGCCGCCCGGCTGGCCGATCGCTTCGGCCGCCGCCCGTTCATCATCGCCACCTTCGCCTTCTTCGCCCTGTTCCCGCTTACGCTGGCCCTGGTGCCCAGCGCATCCTGGCTGCCGCTGGCCTTCGCCATCAACGGCCTGCGGGAGATCGGCGAGCCGGCGCGCAAGGCGCTGATCGTCGACCTGGCGGCGGACGCGCACCGCGGGCGGGCGGTGGGACTTTACTACCTGATCCGTGGCCTGGTGACCATCCCCGCCCCTCTGGTGGGAAGCTGGCTCTGGCAGCAGACCCCTCGACTGGTCTTCCTCACGGCCTTCGCCGTCGGGGTGCTGGGGCTGATCGCCTTCATCTGGGCCAACCCATCCGAGGAGCCCATGCCCGCATCGTGA
- the ilvD gene encoding dihydroxy-acid dehydratase, which produces MKSAGLFEGVEGAYPRALYRAMGATDEDFRKPLIGIANSWSEVCPGHVHLRQLAAWVKAGVRAAGGFPVEFNTIAPCDGIAQGPGMHYILPMRDLIAATVELMARANRFDGLVMLCSCDKIVPGMLMAAARLDLPTLFVTGGPMMPAEHNGRPLVLSDVKEAMGRYRAGEIDAAEFHEIECSACSGPGACAFMGTANTMSVVVEAMGLSLPGCATLPATAPEREDLCRESGKRIVSLVREGLTSRRLMTQEALEDAVRVCLAVGGSTNATLHLPALAHVLGLGITPDTFDRLSRETPLVARFKPASELTVVDLHQAGGVPAVLKELAPLLHLDRPTVSGHPVSEVIARATVRRRDVIHPLDAPLAPEGGLAVLRGSLAPGGAVVKQSAVAPSMMRHVGPARVFECEEEVREALMGGRVRPGDVLVIRNEGPRGGPGMRELSIPAATLVGLGLSDSVAMVTDGRFSGASRGPCVGHVVPESYDGGPIAAVRNGDLIEIDIPNRKLNLLVPEEEIARRLATWRPWPTAVQDGFLRLYSQRASSADRGAVLE; this is translated from the coding sequence ATGAAGTCGGCGGGTCTGTTTGAAGGCGTGGAAGGCGCTTATCCACGAGCGCTGTATCGTGCCATGGGGGCGACCGATGAAGACTTCCGCAAGCCGCTGATCGGCATCGCCAACTCATGGAGCGAGGTGTGTCCAGGACATGTGCATTTGCGCCAGCTGGCCGCGTGGGTCAAGGCCGGCGTGCGGGCGGCGGGCGGATTCCCCGTGGAGTTCAACACGATCGCCCCATGCGACGGCATCGCCCAGGGGCCGGGCATGCATTACATCCTCCCCATGCGAGACCTCATCGCGGCCACGGTAGAGCTGATGGCACGGGCCAACCGCTTCGACGGGCTGGTCATGCTCTGCTCATGCGATAAGATCGTGCCGGGCATGCTGATGGCGGCCGCCCGGCTGGATCTCCCCACCCTCTTCGTAACCGGCGGGCCCATGATGCCGGCGGAGCACAACGGCCGCCCGCTGGTCCTCAGCGACGTCAAGGAGGCGATGGGGCGTTATCGGGCGGGCGAGATCGATGCCGCCGAGTTCCACGAGATCGAATGCTCCGCCTGCAGCGGCCCCGGCGCCTGCGCTTTCATGGGAACGGCCAACACCATGAGCGTGGTCGTGGAGGCGATGGGGCTCTCGCTGCCCGGCTGCGCCACGCTTCCGGCCACGGCCCCGGAGCGAGAGGATCTATGCCGGGAGAGCGGGAAGCGCATCGTCTCCCTGGTGCGGGAAGGGCTGACAAGCCGCCGCCTCATGACGCAGGAGGCGCTGGAGGACGCCGTGCGCGTCTGCCTGGCCGTAGGAGGGTCCACCAACGCCACGCTGCACCTGCCCGCCCTCGCACACGTCCTGGGGTTGGGGATCACCCCGGACACCTTCGACCGGCTGAGCCGGGAGACGCCGCTGGTGGCCAGATTCAAGCCGGCGTCGGAGCTCACCGTCGTCGATCTCCATCAGGCGGGTGGGGTGCCCGCCGTGCTGAAGGAGCTGGCTCCTCTGCTCCATCTGGATCGCCCCACGGTCAGCGGCCATCCCGTGAGCGAGGTGATCGCACGGGCGACGGTGCGACGGAGGGATGTGATCCACCCGCTGGATGCGCCGCTGGCGCCGGAGGGCGGGCTGGCCGTGCTGCGGGGGAGCCTGGCGCCAGGCGGAGCCGTGGTCAAACAGAGCGCGGTGGCGCCTTCCATGATGCGACATGTGGGACCGGCCCGCGTCTTTGAGTGCGAGGAAGAGGTGCGAGAGGCGTTGATGGGAGGCCGTGTACGACCAGGGGACGTCCTGGTCATTCGCAATGAGGGACCACGCGGCGGCCCGGGGATGCGAGAGCTTTCGATCCCGGCGGCGACGCTGGTAGGGCTGGGGCTGAGCGATTCCGTGGCGATGGTGACGGATGGCCGGTTCTCGGGCGCCAGCCGCGGCCCATGTGTGGGCCACGTCGTCCCGGAGTCCTACGATGGCGGCCCCATTGCGGCCGTCCGGAACGGAGACCTGATCGAGATCGACATCCCCAACCGCAAGCTCAACCTGTTGGTGCCCGAGGAGGAGATCGCCCGCCGGCTGGCGACGTGGCGCCCCTGGCCCACCGCCGTACAGGATGGATTCCTCCGCCTGTACAGCCAGAGGGCCAGTTCCGCCGACCGAGGAGCCGTACTGGAGTAG